A stretch of the Panicum virgatum strain AP13 chromosome 9N, P.virgatum_v5, whole genome shotgun sequence genome encodes the following:
- the LOC120691759 gene encoding uncharacterized protein LOC120691759, producing the protein MGFIMEFAENLILRLMEDPDKRDQVRREHVYRMKERCERTKAAWSLPLRPYGFWTFDRFNSQLSWDPQISQAAGRRDPYDDLITRHSGSPPSS; encoded by the coding sequence atgggttTCATCATGGAGTTcgcggagaacctgatcctccgtTTGATGGAGGACCCGGACAAGCGCGACCAGGTGCGGCGGGAGCACGTCTACCGGATGAAGGAGCGGTGCGAGCGCACCAAGGCGGCGTGGAGCCTCCCGCTCCGCCCCTACGGCTTCTGGACCTTCGACCGCTTCAACTCCCAGCTCTCCTGGGACCCCCAGATCAGCCAGGCCGCCGGGCGCCGCGACCCCTACGACGACCTCATCACCCGCCACTCCGGCAGCCCACCGTCGTCCTGA
- the LOC120688716 gene encoding uncharacterized protein LOC120688716 — MARGAQKAQLARAQEGKNDAGRSGAAAAARVDTEEEAGRGGAESVARPDVGAGEGGAGSAAQPEAGGGEADGEAQERSAVQREGETLAPEPLRAGVLGATEVESVPRAPAVEETRVPEPTRAGDKGAATAATAQTAPENMEPVVELPLRSNEYRDSRDIDPAAVTSAAARIAEFLSASEDILELRKAVADETAAKEAVQGALTAAHDEYADLKQAAVVVCQELEGEGALSGSSVASRLRSLGVSLGYVFASGISVDAASAAMDDANAAVEECAAILAKKLEGDIPP; from the exons ATGGCTCGGGGGGCCCAGAAGGCCCAACTAGCCCGAGCGCAAGAGGGCAAAAATGACGCCGGTCggagcggcgctgcggcggccgccCGGGTCGacaccgaggaggaggccggccggggcggcgcagagAGCGTCGCCCGGCCAGATGTCGGagccggcgagggcggagcCGGCAGCGCCGCCCAGCCGGAagccggaggaggagaagcTGATGGGGAAGCGCAGGAGCGCTCCGCCGTccaaagagagggagagacccTCGCCCCCGAGCCCCTGAGGGCTGGGGTCTTGGGGGCAACGGAAGTGGAGTCGGTGCCAagggcgccggcggtggaagAGACCCGTGTCCCAGAGCCCACGAGGGCCGGGGACAAGGGTGCTgctacggcggcgacggcgcaaaCGGCGCCGGAGAACATGGagccggtggtggagctgccgctgAGAAGCAATGAGTACAGGGATTCGAGGGACATCGATCCAGCTGCTgtgaccagcgccgccgcccggattGCTGAGTTTCTTTCGGCCTCCGAGGATATCCTCG AGCTGAGGAAagcggtggcggacgagaccgcggcgaaggaggctGTCCAAggcgcgctcacggcggcgcatgatGAGTACGCAGACCTGAAGCAGGCCGCCGTGGTCGTGTGCCAGGAactcgagggggagggggctttgtctggtagctcggtggccAGCCGCCTACGATCGCTGGGCG TGTCGTTGGGGTACGTCTTTGCATCCGGCATCAGTGTGGACGCCGCGTCGGCTGCCATGGATGACGCCAATGCCGCCGTCGAGGAGTGCGCCGCCATCTTGGCCAAGAAGCTTGAGGGCGATATCCCCCCATAG